GCTGTCGCTTGGGAATAAGGTCGCGGCGATGCGCCTTTCCGACGGCGCGACGACGCGCGTCTGGCCGACGGGCGTGTATCCGTACGCGGTGGCCCTCAACGATTCGGGCACGCGCGCGTACGTGAGCAACTGGGGTTCGGATTCGATCACCGTCGTCAACACGACGAACAACCAGGTCATCGACGAGATCGCGGTCGCCAAGGCGCCGCAGGGCGTCGTGTACCGCGCGGGCAAGCTCTACGTCGCGTCGTCCGACGAAGACATCGTCAGCGTCATCGACACCAACGCGAACCTGGTAACCAAGGAAATCTCGCTGAACGGCGACGACTACTATCAATACATGCCGACCTCCATGATGCTCGACGGCACGAATCTGTACGTCGTGTGCTCGGGCTACAACGCCATCGCCGTCATCGACACGCTGACCGACGAGTTCCTCGCGCTCTGGCCGACGGGTTGGTACCCCTCCGCAATCGCCGTGTCGGACCAGGAGAATCTCGTCATCGTCGCCAACGGCAAGGGCGAAGGCTCGGGCCCCGGCGGCGAAGCCAAAAACCAGCCGGGCACATTCAGCGTGTTCGACCGGCCCGATCCGGAGGATTGGGACGAATTGACGCAGGACGTCATCGACAACAACGAACGCACGAAAAATTTCTACACGAACCTCGCTTTCGAATCGCCCATTCCGCGCCAGCGCGGCGTGGCCAGCGACCAGATCAAGCGCGTCATCTTCGTCATGAAGGAAAACAAGACCTACGACCAGGTCTTCGGCGATCTTTCGCACACCAACGCCGATCCGGGGCTTTGCATCTATTGCGGCGAGTTCACGCCGAATGCGCACGCGCTCGCGGCCGAGTTTTCAAACTTCGACAATTTCTACTCCGAGGCGCAGAACTCCTATCGTGGCCACATGTGGGCGACCTCGACGATCTGCCCCGATTACATCGAAAAGGTGGATTTCGCCGAGGGCCGGTTCGGCATCCCGAACATCGAGCACACCTCGCGCCCGGCGAAAGGAACGATTTTCGAGCACCTGCTCGACAACGGCATCCCGTTCCGCGTCTACGGCGAAATCGTCGGCACGCTCGGCGACATGGACAAGATCTACCCGTACGTCAACCTGCACTACGGCTTTTACAACATGCTCGTTTCCGACGAGACGAAGATCGAAGAGGTCATCCGCGAGATGGAGGCGGGCATCTGGCCGCCGTTCATCTTCATTCTCATCCCGAACGACCACACGTACGGCTCGGACGAGGGCAAGCCGACGCCCGGGTTTCTTGTCGCGGACAACGACCGCGCGCTCGGGCGACTCGTGGATTACGTCAGCCATTCGCCGTACTGGAACGAGACGGCCATCTTCGTGACGCAGGACGATCCGCAGTCCGGCGCCGACCACGTCGACGCGCACCGCACGATTGGCCTTGTCATCAGCCCATGGGCCAAGCGCGATTTCGTCAGTAGCACGCTCTATTCGATGAACAGCATGTTCCTGACGATGGAGTTGATCCTCGGCATTCCCTCCGTGACGGGATACGACCGCGACAACGCGCCGATGTATGACGCGTTCACCATGACGCCGGACTTCACGCCGTTTGACGCCCGGCCGCGCACCATCCCGCTGGAATACAACCCCGCCAACGGGCCCCTGGCCGATTGGTCGCGCAAGCAGGTCTGGGATATCCCCGACCAGGTGCCGAACATGGGCGAGATCCATTGGAAGATCATGCGCCCCGGCGAGGAATTCCCCTGGCATCTGTCCGTTGACCGGAACATCCTCGAGGAAGAGATTGCCGAGGACGCCGACGAGGCGGACGAATATCGCGCGATGATGCAAAGGTGGATGGAAGTTGCGCGCGCCAGGGGGATCCAGCCGCTGGCACCGAACCTGATGCGCGTGGAACCCGTCGAACCGTGATGCGTCGCCTCACTTTCGTATTGTCGCTTCTCGCGGTCGCTGCGCTGCCCGCCCACGCCGCGGACGTCACGCTCGCGACCGTGAAGGAGCACCTGGCCGCCGCCAAAATCGAGGTCCAGGATGCCGGCGACGACGCCGTGCAGTTCAAGACCGGCTTTCCCGACGGCGAACCGGCCGCGTTTTTCCTTCGTGTCGACGCCGGGCGCAAATACGTCTACGTGGCGATCGTCGATCTGGCGCGCGTCGAGGCCGGCGATGCCGCGTTTTGCGATAAGGCGAGGCGCCTTCTCGCGCTCAACTACAAGCTCGCGCTCGTGAAGCTCGAATGGGTGGACGACACGGGCGAGGTGCGCCTGTCGCACGATTTCGCGACCGAAGGCGGCCTGACGCAAAACGAGCTGATCGCCGCGATTCAGCGGCTGCTCGGCGCGGCCGAACAGGTGCGTCCGCTGCTGGCCGAAAAGGCTTCGCCCTCGATGCCGGAAAAGCCCGCGGCCCTTCGTTGAGGCGAACGCACCGGATGTGGTACATATCGCCCTTGGCAATACCACATAGGCTAAACGACCGGAGCCGCCCATGCGCCTGACACCGCTTGATATCCAGCAACATTCCTTCAAGAAAAAAGGCGAGCGTTACGAAGCCGCGGAGGTCGACAGCTATCTCGATCTCGTCCGGCAGGACTACGAGGAGACGCTTCGCATCATCGAGGGACAGAAGGATCAGATCCGGAAACTCGAGGCGCAACTTTCCGAAATGCACGCCAATGAGCGGGTTCTGAAGGACGCGATCATCTCGGCGCAGAAGATGGTCGAGGACATGAAGGCGAACGCGAAAAAGGAGGCGGAGATCGTCGTCGCGGAGGCGCGTCTGGATGCCGAGCGCATCGTCGACAACGCGCGCCACGAGGTCGAGCGCGTGCAGTACGACATCGCCGAACTCAAGCGCCAGCGCGTTCAATTCGAAACGGAGCTCCATGCCCTCATCCGCGCGCACGACAACCTGCTCGAGGCGACGAGCGCGCGCATGAAGGAAAAGGACGGCGAGGCGGCCAAGCTGAAGGTCTTCCCGAAAAAGGCCTGACCGCCCCAAAGCTCCTTTCCCGTTTGCCCCCCTTCCGCACCGACCGAAACGATCTTCTCATCGACGTCCGCCTGACCCCGCGCGCATCGCGCAACGCGATCGCCGGAATCCATGACGATCGACTGAAGATTTCCGTCACGAGCCCGCCGGTCGACGGCAAGGCGAACGCGCACCTTGTGAAGTTTCTGGCCCGGCGGCTTGGCGTCGCGGCCTCGTCCATCACGATCGAGGCGGGCGCGAATGACCGGCGCAAGACGTTGCGCGTCGCCGGGGTTACGATGGAGACGGCGCAAAAGCGCCTGCTGGAGGATTCGTCTTGATCCGGTCCGTCGTCATCGCCGTCCTGTTTACGTTTTGCGTCACCGCTTCGGCGGCCGCCGGCGTCGCGCAATGGAAGACCATCAAGACGACGCACTTCCGATTCGAGTACACCGATCCCGACGAGCGCATGGCTCGCTATCTTGCCGATCACGCGGAGACGATTCGCGCCGAGGTCACCTATCTCATCGGTTTCGACTTCAACGCGCGCACGCGCGTCGTGATCGCGCCGAGCCTTGAGGCGTACACGACGACGCAGCCGCGCTCCATCGTGCCGGAGTGGTCGATCGGCGCGGCGTTCCCGCGCGACAACCTGATCGTCCTGCTTTCGCCGCGCGCCGCGATTCGCGAGAGTTCGAATGTCGAGCCGCTCGAAACGTTCAAGCACGAGGTCGTGCACATCGTGATGGGCCGCGCGCTCGCCCCGCGCGACGCGCCGCGCTGGCTCGATGAGGGCATCGCCAAGCACGTCACGGAGCCGTGGCACGAGGGCAAGACGCTGCGCATGACGTACGCCGTGCTCGCCGGCAAGACGATTCCCCTCTCCCGCCTGACGCGCGGTTTTCCGCGCGACGAGGACGAGGCGCATCTGGCGTATCTGCAAAGCCAGGCGTGGGTGGATTATCTGTTCCGCCGCGCGGCGATCGCGGATGTCGTCGAAAAACTGCGCGAGGGGCAGTCAATCGAGCAGGCGCTATCGTATGCGACGCACGTCCCCGTCCACGACCTCGACCGCGAGTTCCATGAATTTATCGAGGCGAACTACACGTGGGTTCACGTGCTCATCGGCGGCGACCTTGTTTGGGGCGCCGCGTCGATGCTCTTTCTTGTCGTTATCGTCGTTTACTTTTTCCGGTCGCGGCGGCGGATGCGTCGATTGCAGCTCGAAGACGATCTCGACGAACTTCGGGGCCAACGCCGCGATCTTCTGCGCGAGCGGAAAAAGCGCCGCCTCTACAAGCGGTGGGAAGATTTCGCGGACGACTATCTGGATTACGACAATTGACGCTCAGTCCCGCCGCGCGTCTCGTGCCCGCGGATTCGGGTGCGCGCTCGTGTAACCGGGGATGTCGATGCCGTGCTCGCGCGCCCAGGTGAGCGCTTTCGCGATGCCGCGGCGGTAGGTTTCCGTCTCCTCGTGTTCCTCGGCCTCGTCCTCCCCGTCCTCCGGCAGCGCGTATTGCTCGGGCCACGGATCGCCCGGGCGCGTCAGATCCCACAGGACGCGCCCCAGATTCTCTACCGCGTCGGGCGTCGTGAAATCGGCGTCGTCGCAATACGCCTGCCACGGCAGGCCGAGGGTGTTTACCTCAAAGGGAATGTTGCTCGGGATGGCTTCGTACGGCGTCAGATCCGGCGTGGCGGTAAATGCGTCGTAGAGCGGCGACGCGAATTCGTCGTACTTCGTCATCGCGGGAATGCCGAGGATGTGCTCGATCGTCGACCAGATGTTCGCCGTCGTCGCAAGCACGCTCGAGACGTGATCGCGTTTGGCCCACGGGCTGATCACCAGGCACGGCACGCGGTGCGGGTCGATGTGGTCGGTGCCCGACTGCGGGTCGTCCTCGATGACGAAGATCGCCGTTTCGCCCCAGTCGTCGCGGTTTGAGAGAGACTCCACGAGGCGGCCGAGCGCCTCGTCGTTGTCCGCCACGAGATAGCGCGCGGTCGGCGCGCCGGATTTGCTGCCGTAAGTGTGATCGTTCGGCAACACGATGTAGGTGAACGGCTCGAAGATGCCCGCTTCGATCTCGCGGAAGATCTCGGTGATCTTCACGCGATCATCGACGCCCATGTTCCAGAAGCCGTATTTGAAATCCATGTACGGCGCGAACCGCTCCAGATCCTCGGCCATGCCGACCACCTGCCCGTAGCTGCGGAACGGCACGTCGTTATCGAGCAGGTTCGCGAAAATCGAACCGCTCGGCGGGCGCGTGTCCTCGTCGAAATCCGAGATCGGGTAGAAACCCGGCGCGCTATAGGCCTTTTCCGCGTGATCGTTGACCATCGAAAACGTGCCCCACAGATGCCCGAGCACGCTCGTGTCGCCTTCCGAATAGCAATTGTCGAGGACGGTGTACGTTCGCGCGAGTTTGTACGCGTTCGGCGTGACGAACTCGCCGAAGTTGACGAGGTCCGGATCGGCCTCCACGCCCTCCAGGTCGCCGAGGATTTGATCGAACGTCTTGTTCTCGCGCAGGATGAAAAAGACCTTCTTGATGTCTTGGGACGGCGCGCCCCACGTGGTCGGGATCGGCGAAAGAATCTCGCCGGAAAGATCGAAGTGCGAAAGCGAGAAGCGTACGTTGTTTTCGACCTGCGTTGTGTAATCGGCAAGCTCGGGCGCGCTCGGCAGATCGACAATCGACACCGACCCCTGCCAGTTGTCCCATAGGCCAAGGCCGGCGCTGCCCTCCCCTTTGCCGTTCGTGACAAACAGAAGATCGTTCGCGCCATCGACAAAGGCGTTTGTCGGATACCAGCCCGTCGGGATGCGTCCGAGCACGGCGCCGTTTGACATGTCGATGACGTCCACGGAGTTGTAGCCGGCATTCGTGACGTAAAGCCGCGTGCCGTCGGGCGACACGTCCGCCGCGACCGGCGACGCACCGATTGTCTGCGCGCCGGGGTGCA
This DNA window, taken from bacterium, encodes the following:
- a CDS encoding bifunctional YncE family protein/alkaline phosphatase family protein yields the protein MNAPFVFSRRWMGIALALGVLLIVSGCASGGTPESGANDAAAPEYAPGGRNVVPVPEVDPKADEPQATPDAYLRPGDLGDGRYVLPNGRMISPAGDIVGTASFPMDVAVSPDGQTAIVTTAKHSTIHVVDVATRTVTDIRTLSNVYSGLVFDAAGERFWVSGGASHKIFEFTLAGGVITQEREIPLPNMPSGLALSPDESRLYAACYMGKRVAVIDLDTGAEIDSLAAHLFSVDVKVTPDGARAFVANQGPNTVSAIDIATGAELANIPVGANPTLIAMSPDGSRVYVPNADSDDVSVIDTASLTEIARWELHPGAQTIGASPVAADVSPDGTRLYVTNAGYNSVDVIDMSNGAVLGRIPTGWYPTNAFVDGANDLLFVTNGKGEGSAGLGLWDNWQGSVSIVDLPSAPELADYTTQVENNVRFSLSHFDLSGEILSPIPTTWGAPSQDIKKVFFILRENKTFDQILGDLEGVEADPDLVNFGEFVTPNAYKLARTYTVLDNCYSEGDTSVLGHLWGTFSMVNDHAEKAYSAPGFYPISDFDEDTRPPSGSIFANLLDNDVPFRSYGQVVGMAEDLERFAPYMDFKYGFWNMGVDDRVKITEIFREIEAGIFEPFTYIVLPNDHTYGSKSGAPTARYLVADNDEALGRLVESLSNRDDWGETAIFVIEDDPQSGTDHIDPHRVPCLVISPWAKRDHVSSVLATTANIWSTIEHILGIPAMTKYDEFASPLYDAFTATPDLTPYEAIPSNIPFEVNTLGLPWQAYCDDADFTTPDAVENLGRVLWDLTRPGDPWPEQYALPEDGEDEAEEHEETETYRRGIAKALTWAREHGIDIPGYTSAHPNPRARDARRD
- a CDS encoding bifunctional YncE family protein/alkaline phosphatase family protein, translating into MSRMKLAVLLFSALIALTGCNGESGDLADETGAGGERDAEAPERAPGKSTPHADADLPVGAEIDGRIIIPNGRFISPLGNQVTAPRVMTSAVTSPDGEYVFMTSIADRRVSVFRTSTMTFTQNVTLRGVFQGLAMNAAGDKLWVSGGGDNSVWEFDVTNGVLTQNRVLQLYGYPIGIALSPDESTLYVALSLGNKVAAMRLSDGATTRVWPTGVYPYAVALNDSGTRAYVSNWGSDSITVVNTTNNQVIDEIAVAKAPQGVVYRAGKLYVASSDEDIVSVIDTNANLVTKEISLNGDDYYQYMPTSMMLDGTNLYVVCSGYNAIAVIDTLTDEFLALWPTGWYPSAIAVSDQENLVIVANGKGEGSGPGGEAKNQPGTFSVFDRPDPEDWDELTQDVIDNNERTKNFYTNLAFESPIPRQRGVASDQIKRVIFVMKENKTYDQVFGDLSHTNADPGLCIYCGEFTPNAHALAAEFSNFDNFYSEAQNSYRGHMWATSTICPDYIEKVDFAEGRFGIPNIEHTSRPAKGTIFEHLLDNGIPFRVYGEIVGTLGDMDKIYPYVNLHYGFYNMLVSDETKIEEVIREMEAGIWPPFIFILIPNDHTYGSDEGKPTPGFLVADNDRALGRLVDYVSHSPYWNETAIFVTQDDPQSGADHVDAHRTIGLVISPWAKRDFVSSTLYSMNSMFLTMELILGIPSVTGYDRDNAPMYDAFTMTPDFTPFDARPRTIPLEYNPANGPLADWSRKQVWDIPDQVPNMGEIHWKIMRPGEEFPWHLSVDRNILEEEIAEDADEADEYRAMMQRWMEVARARGIQPLAPNLMRVEPVEP
- a CDS encoding YbjN domain-containing protein, whose product is MRRLTFVLSLLAVAALPAHAADVTLATVKEHLAAAKIEVQDAGDDAVQFKTGFPDGEPAAFFLRVDAGRKYVYVAIVDLARVEAGDAAFCDKARRLLALNYKLALVKLEWVDDTGEVRLSHDFATEGGLTQNELIAAIQRLLGAAEQVRPLLAEKASPSMPEKPAALR
- a CDS encoding DUF167 family protein, which translates into the protein MPPFRTDRNDLLIDVRLTPRASRNAIAGIHDDRLKISVTSPPVDGKANAHLVKFLARRLGVAASSITIEAGANDRRKTLRVAGVTMETAQKRLLEDSS
- a CDS encoding DivIVA domain-containing protein encodes the protein MRLTPLDIQQHSFKKKGERYEAAEVDSYLDLVRQDYEETLRIIEGQKDQIRKLEAQLSEMHANERVLKDAIISAQKMVEDMKANAKKEAEIVVAEARLDAERIVDNARHEVERVQYDIAELKRQRVQFETELHALIRAHDNLLEATSARMKEKDGEAAKLKVFPKKA